One window of Jannaschia sp. CCS1 genomic DNA carries:
- a CDS encoding YaiI/YqxD family protein gives MTDETRQGRLILIDGDACPVKEEIYTCAYRHKIPVRLVAASYLRHPDHPLITMVMAGDAFDAADDVIAEAAAPGTLVVTGDILLAERCLEAGSVVLNHKGGAYTANSIGAQVATRAIMADIRAGLDGQGIGGQKPFSKADRSAFSNALETALRRLK, from the coding sequence TTGACTGACGAGACACGTCAAGGGCGGCTGATCCTGATCGACGGCGACGCCTGCCCGGTGAAGGAGGAAATCTACACCTGCGCCTATCGCCACAAGATCCCCGTGCGCCTGGTCGCGGCCAGCTACCTGCGCCACCCCGATCATCCGCTGATCACCATGGTGATGGCGGGCGATGCGTTCGATGCCGCCGATGATGTGATTGCGGAGGCCGCGGCCCCCGGCACGCTGGTCGTCACGGGTGACATCCTGCTGGCGGAGCGGTGCCTGGAGGCGGGGTCAGTCGTGTTGAACCACAAGGGCGGGGCCTATACCGCGAACTCCATCGGGGCGCAGGTGGCGACGCGTGCGATCATGGCGGATATCCGCGCCGGCCTGGACGGGCAGGGCATCGGCGGGCAGAAGCCGTTCTCCAAGGCGGACCGGTCGGCCTTCTCCAACGCGCTGGAGACGGCGCTGCGGCGCTTGAAATAG
- the grxD gene encoding Grx4 family monothiol glutaredoxin, with product MTAETQIKDAITANDVVLFMKGTKEMPQCGFSSRVAGVLNYMGVDFTDVNVLADEGMRQGIKEFSDWPTIPQLYVKGEFVGGCDIITEMTLSGELDTLFSENGVTYDKDAADKIREANG from the coding sequence ATGACCGCTGAAACCCAGATCAAAGATGCCATCACCGCCAACGACGTCGTGCTGTTCATGAAGGGCACCAAAGAGATGCCTCAATGCGGGTTCTCGTCCCGAGTTGCAGGTGTTTTGAACTATATGGGCGTCGATTTCACGGACGTGAACGTGCTGGCCGATGAGGGCATGCGGCAAGGGATCAAGGAATTCTCGGACTGGCCGACGATCCCGCAGCTCTACGTGAAGGGCGAGTTCGTGGGCGGCTGTGACATCATCACCGAGATGACGCTGTCGGGCGAATTGGACACCCTGTTTTCCGAGAATGGCGTGACCTACGACAAGGATGCCGCCGACAAGATCCGCGAAGCCAACGGCTGA
- the purL gene encoding phosphoribosylformylglycinamidine synthase subunit PurL, with amino-acid sequence MTEPTITDDIIKAHGFTDDEYAEVNKILGRAPNYTEMGIFSAMWNEHCSYKSSKKWLRTLPTEGPQVICGPGENAGIVDIGDGQCVVFKMESHNHPSYIEPYQGAATGVGGILRDVFTMGARPIAAMNSLSFGEVAHPKTRQLVHGVVEGVGGYGNCFGVPTIGGEVRFHPAYNGNCLVNAFAAGLADTDKIFYSAASGVGMPVVYLGAKTGRDGVGGATMASAEFDDTIEEKRPTVQVGDPFTEKRLLEATLELMASGAVISIQDMGAAGLTCSAVEMGDKGGLGIRLNLDAVPIREDAMTAYEMMLSESQERMLMVLKPELEDTARAIFEKWDLDFAVVGETIPEDRFVIVHNGETKADLPLSKLASTAPEYDRPWVPTDPAHDMDAVPEVDPIDALRALLFSPNYCSRQWVYQQYDHQVMGDTVMSPGLGAGVVRVHGTDKALAFTSDVTPRYVKANPVEGGKQAVAEAYRNLTAVGAKPLATTDNMNFGNPEKPEIMGQFVGAIKGIGEACLALDTPIVSGNVSLYNETDGTGILPTPTIGAVGLLSSMDDLIAGTARDGHVLLLVGDTNGHLGQSALLAEVFNREDGDAPHVDLGAEKRNGDFIRDNRDWIGACTDLSDGGLALAAFEVAHAAGCGITLDVGDTATLFGEDQARYLISTSFDAAEALMVAAGRAGVPLATVGKVGGASLRIGTSEAPLADLSATYTNAFSQTFA; translated from the coding sequence ATGACCGAGCCGACCATTACAGACGATATCATCAAGGCCCATGGCTTCACCGACGATGAATATGCCGAGGTGAACAAGATCCTCGGACGTGCGCCGAATTATACCGAGATGGGCATTTTCTCTGCCATGTGGAACGAGCATTGTTCCTACAAGTCCTCCAAGAAATGGCTGCGGACCCTGCCCACCGAAGGCCCACAGGTCATTTGCGGCCCCGGGGAAAACGCAGGCATCGTCGATATCGGTGATGGCCAATGCGTGGTCTTCAAGATGGAAAGCCACAACCACCCCTCTTACATCGAGCCCTACCAGGGGGCTGCCACCGGCGTGGGCGGCATTCTGCGCGACGTCTTCACCATGGGCGCGCGGCCGATTGCGGCGATGAATTCGCTCAGCTTCGGAGAGGTCGCGCACCCCAAAACCCGGCAGCTGGTCCACGGCGTGGTCGAGGGCGTCGGCGGTTACGGCAATTGCTTCGGCGTGCCGACCATTGGCGGCGAAGTCCGGTTCCACCCCGCCTATAACGGCAATTGTCTGGTCAATGCGTTTGCCGCAGGCCTCGCGGACACCGACAAGATCTTCTATTCTGCGGCCTCCGGCGTCGGCATGCCCGTCGTCTATCTGGGCGCCAAGACGGGCCGCGATGGCGTGGGCGGGGCCACCATGGCCTCCGCTGAATTTGACGACACGATCGAAGAAAAACGCCCCACCGTGCAGGTCGGTGACCCGTTCACCGAAAAGCGCCTTTTGGAGGCGACGCTGGAACTGATGGCCTCTGGCGCCGTGATTTCCATTCAGGATATGGGGGCCGCTGGCCTGACGTGTTCCGCCGTTGAGATGGGCGACAAGGGCGGGCTTGGCATCCGCCTGAACCTTGACGCCGTGCCGATCCGCGAAGACGCGATGACCGCCTATGAGATGATGCTGTCGGAAAGCCAGGAACGGATGCTGATGGTCCTCAAGCCCGAGCTGGAAGACACGGCACGGGCGATATTTGAAAAATGGGACCTCGATTTTGCCGTCGTGGGCGAAACAATCCCCGAAGATCGCTTCGTCATTGTCCACAACGGCGAAACAAAGGCCGATCTGCCCCTGTCCAAGCTGGCGTCCACCGCGCCCGAGTACGACCGTCCCTGGGTGCCGACCGACCCGGCCCACGACATGGACGCGGTGCCCGAGGTGGATCCCATCGACGCCCTGCGCGCGCTTCTCTTCTCGCCCAACTATTGCTCGCGCCAGTGGGTGTACCAGCAGTATGACCATCAGGTGATGGGCGACACCGTCATGTCCCCCGGCCTCGGCGCAGGCGTGGTGCGGGTTCACGGGACGGACAAGGCGCTGGCCTTCACCTCCGACGTGACGCCGCGCTACGTGAAGGCAAACCCTGTGGAGGGCGGCAAACAGGCGGTCGCGGAAGCCTACCGAAATCTGACAGCTGTGGGTGCCAAGCCTCTGGCAACAACGGATAACATGAATTTCGGCAACCCCGAAAAGCCGGAAATCATGGGCCAGTTCGTCGGCGCGATCAAAGGCATTGGGGAGGCCTGCCTGGCCCTCGACACGCCCATCGTCTCGGGCAATGTGTCGCTTTATAACGAGACGGACGGCACCGGCATTCTGCCCACGCCGACCATCGGGGCCGTTGGCCTGCTCTCCAGCATGGACGACCTGATCGCAGGCACCGCGCGCGACGGCCACGTTTTGCTTCTGGTGGGCGACACCAACGGCCATCTGGGGCAATCCGCCTTGTTGGCGGAGGTCTTCAACCGCGAAGACGGCGACGCGCCCCATGTCGATCTGGGGGCCGAAAAGCGCAACGGCGATTTCATCCGCGACAACCGCGACTGGATCGGGGCCTGTACGGACCTCAGCGATGGCGGCCTCGCGCTGGCGGCATTCGAGGTCGCCCATGCGGCGGGCTGCGGCATCACGCTTGATGTCGGCGACACCGCCACGCTTTTCGGCGAGGATCAGGCGCGCTATCTGATCTCCACCTCCTTCGACGCAGCCGAAGCGCTGATGGTCGCTGCGGGCCGCGCGGGCGTGCCATTGGCCACCGTCGGCAAAGTGGGCGGCGCCAGCCTGCGCATCGGCACATCTGAGGCACCGCTTGCGGATCTGTCAGCGACCTATACCAACGCCTTCTCCCAAACCTTCGCCTGA
- a CDS encoding DsbA family protein, which yields MARPWSWGRADDITTEPLEGLAPFRRLLNGQTVSGGGSGTTDTILLGLDAPDPVDPALDARLRADLTQVLWGDWGGRSPVPVTYFTDIRCPICRPLEARLRAIEGIALTTREFPVFGEVSELAARAIVTAQQQGLGERMRLRLQRSAFALGREGVFQVAEGAGVDTVQFAADFDGPQVTARLAEDRALARIFRLPGTPGLIVARTRVIGAPSDATLQALIAEEAGLGRP from the coding sequence ATGGCGCGACCCTGGTCGTGGGGGCGCGCCGACGATATCACGACAGAACCGCTTGAAGGTCTCGCCCCGTTTCGCAGGCTTCTCAACGGACAAACTGTGTCTGGCGGAGGGTCTGGCACGACCGACACAATTCTTCTGGGCCTCGATGCGCCCGATCCGGTTGACCCCGCGCTGGATGCCCGGTTGCGAGCGGATCTCACGCAGGTCCTATGGGGCGACTGGGGCGGACGCAGCCCCGTACCCGTCACCTATTTCACCGACATTCGTTGCCCGATCTGCCGCCCATTGGAGGCGCGGTTGCGAGCGATAGAGGGGATCGCCCTGACAACGCGCGAATTCCCGGTCTTCGGAGAGGTGTCGGAACTGGCGGCCCGGGCGATTGTGACGGCGCAGCAACAAGGCTTGGGCGAACGCATGCGCCTACGTTTGCAGCGCTCTGCCTTTGCCCTGGGGCGGGAGGGGGTCTTTCAGGTGGCGGAGGGCGCGGGCGTCGACACGGTGCAATTTGCCGCCGATTTTGACGGGCCCCAGGTCACCGCCCGGTTGGCTGAGGACCGCGCACTGGCCCGGATTTTCCGCCTTCCCGGTACGCCGGGCCTGATCGTCGCGCGCACCCGCGTTATCGGCGCGCCGTCTGACGCCACGCTACAGGCTTTGATCGCGGAAGAGGCCGGTCTTGGGCGGCCCTGA
- the der gene encoding ribosome biogenesis GTPase Der: MSFTLAIVGRPNVGKSTLFNRLVGRKLALVDDQPGVTRDLREGAARLADLRFTVIDTAGLEDANDDSLEGRMRRLTERAVSMADATLFVMDARAGVTTNDLVFADILRKSGRPVVLAANKAEGNAGQSGLLDAYSLGLGEPLALSAEHGEGMADLVQVLRPMIEAAASAEEAETDVDVEGEDRVITHSKPLQIAVVGRPNAGKSTLINQIIGEDRLLTGPEAGITRDAIGLTFEWDDVPMRIFDTAGMRKRAKVQEKLEKLSVSDGLRAVKFAEVVVVLLDAAIPFESQDLRIADLAEREGRAVVIAVNKWDVEPEKQQKLKDLRVGLERLLPQLRGAPLVTVSAKTGKGLDKLHAAIMKIHATWNTRISTARLNQWLAAMIEAHPPPAPGGRRIKLRYMTQAKTRPPGFVVMCSHPQNLPEAYSRYLVNGLRQDFDMPGTPIRLWMRSQADDNPYKNRKKSTPSRLNKHVRKGETKKG; encoded by the coding sequence ATGTCCTTCACGCTTGCCATCGTTGGCCGCCCCAATGTGGGCAAATCCACGCTATTCAACCGGCTCGTGGGCCGGAAGCTGGCGCTGGTGGATGACCAGCCCGGGGTGACGCGCGATCTGCGGGAAGGGGCCGCGCGGCTGGCGGATCTGCGGTTTACGGTGATTGACACGGCGGGACTGGAAGATGCCAACGACGACAGCCTGGAAGGGCGGATGCGCCGGTTGACGGAACGCGCCGTTTCTATGGCGGATGCGACGCTGTTTGTGATGGATGCGCGCGCGGGCGTCACGACCAATGATCTGGTCTTCGCCGACATCCTGCGCAAGTCGGGCCGCCCGGTGGTGCTGGCCGCCAACAAGGCGGAGGGCAATGCAGGCCAATCCGGTCTGCTGGACGCCTATTCCCTGGGTCTGGGCGAACCGCTGGCCCTGTCGGCGGAACACGGCGAGGGGATGGCCGATCTGGTTCAGGTCCTGCGCCCGATGATCGAGGCCGCAGCGTCTGCCGAGGAGGCCGAGACGGATGTTGATGTGGAGGGTGAAGATCGCGTCATAACGCATTCGAAACCTTTGCAAATTGCAGTTGTGGGCAGGCCGAATGCGGGCAAATCCACGCTGATCAACCAGATCATCGGCGAAGACCGCCTGCTGACGGGGCCGGAGGCCGGGATTACCCGCGACGCCATCGGCCTGACATTTGAATGGGACGATGTTCCGATGCGCATCTTCGACACGGCAGGTATGCGCAAACGGGCGAAGGTGCAGGAAAAGCTGGAGAAGTTGAGCGTCTCTGATGGGCTGCGCGCGGTGAAGTTTGCGGAGGTGGTCGTGGTGCTGCTGGACGCCGCGATCCCGTTCGAGAGCCAGGATCTGCGGATTGCCGATCTGGCGGAGCGGGAGGGGCGTGCGGTTGTCATTGCCGTCAACAAATGGGACGTGGAGCCTGAGAAACAACAGAAACTCAAAGACTTGCGCGTCGGGCTCGAACGGCTCCTGCCGCAATTGCGCGGCGCGCCTCTGGTGACGGTGTCGGCGAAGACGGGCAAGGGGCTGGACAAGCTCCACGCCGCGATCATGAAGATCCACGCGACCTGGAACACACGGATTTCCACCGCGCGCCTGAACCAATGGCTGGCCGCGATGATCGAGGCGCATCCGCCCCCCGCGCCGGGCGGTCGGCGCATCAAACTGCGCTACATGACCCAGGCCAAGACGCGGCCCCCGGGGTTTGTGGTCATGTGTTCGCACCCGCAGAACCTGCCGGAGGCGTATTCGCGCTATCTGGTCAACGGGTTGCGGCAGGATTTTGATATGCCCGGCACGCCGATCCGGCTGTGGATGCGCAGCCAGGCCGATGACAACCCCTACAAGAACCGCAAGAAATCAACACCCTCGCGCCTCAACAAGCACGTCCGAAAGGGCGAGACGAAGAAGGGATGA
- a CDS encoding GNAT family N-acetyltransferase encodes MTVSKVETNPNIEDWRALDALLRAAYAPMEGRIDPPSALMSMSQDDVIAKALAEDLFLIRDGDQPVACGFGARQDGTYEIGKLAVAATHRKQGLARAMVEAAALRARALNLPVLQLYARVELVENHTAYLAMGFTQHDLFTHPGFTHPTAIIFRRPV; translated from the coding sequence TTGACTGTTTCCAAAGTTGAAACAAATCCGAACATCGAGGATTGGCGCGCGCTTGATGCCCTGCTGCGGGCCGCATATGCGCCGATGGAAGGCCGGATCGATCCGCCATCGGCCCTGATGTCCATGTCCCAGGACGACGTGATCGCCAAGGCACTGGCCGAGGATCTGTTCCTGATCCGCGACGGGGACCAGCCGGTGGCCTGCGGGTTCGGCGCGCGCCAGGACGGGACATACGAGATTGGCAAGCTGGCCGTGGCCGCAACCCACCGCAAGCAAGGGCTCGCGCGGGCGATGGTCGAGGCCGCCGCTCTCCGTGCCCGGGCGTTGAACCTGCCCGTGTTGCAGCTTTATGCGCGGGTCGAACTGGTGGAGAACCACACCGCCTATCTGGCGATGGGCTTTACCCAACACGATCTGTTCACCCACCCGGGCTTTACCCATCCCACTGCCATCATCTTCCGTCGCCCCGTCTGA
- a CDS encoding BolA/IbaG family iron-sulfur metabolism protein — protein sequence MPMQASEIEMLLRDSFPDAKIEVSGNDGVHMAAMVVDESFRGKNRVQQQRAVYAALKGKMDGPSGELHALALTTKAPE from the coding sequence ATGCCGATGCAAGCCTCCGAAATCGAAATGCTGCTGCGCGACAGCTTCCCCGACGCGAAGATCGAGGTGTCAGGCAATGACGGCGTGCATATGGCTGCCATGGTCGTGGATGAAAGCTTCCGCGGCAAGAACCGCGTCCAGCAACAACGCGCCGTCTATGCGGCGCTGAAGGGCAAGATGGATGGCCCCTCGGGTGAATTGCACGCGCTGGCCCTGACGACGAAAGCGCCGGAATGA
- a CDS encoding LysR family transcriptional regulator, giving the protein MDWDKLRIFHAVASAGSLTHAGDTLHLSQSAVSRQIRALEEGLDTTLFHRHARGLILTEQGELLFDATRHMTKRLDAASARIRDSEEEVFGELRVTTTIGFGSLWLAPRLPALYEKYPDLKIDLMLEERLLDLPMREADVAIRMKEPSQADLIRRRLMTINMRLYATPSYIEKHGMPDSIHALGNHRLISQNAAAAQVSAGAILVRELLSYDVGSTLAVNNYFGVLQAVIHDLGIGVLPDYLIQDFPDLVRVLPEVESAEVPVFLAYPEELRQSRRIEVFRDFVSEEVIAYRRRQREAEAITAA; this is encoded by the coding sequence ATGGATTGGGACAAGTTGCGCATCTTTCATGCGGTGGCCTCGGCGGGGTCCCTGACCCATGCGGGCGATACGCTGCATCTCAGCCAATCCGCCGTGTCTCGTCAGATCCGCGCGCTGGAGGAAGGCCTTGATACAACGCTGTTTCACCGCCATGCGCGGGGTCTGATCCTGACGGAACAGGGTGAGTTGTTGTTTGATGCCACACGCCACATGACCAAGCGCCTTGATGCCGCGTCTGCGCGCATTCGCGACAGTGAGGAAGAGGTCTTTGGCGAGCTGCGGGTGACGACGACCATTGGCTTCGGCTCCCTCTGGCTGGCCCCGCGTCTGCCCGCCCTTTACGAGAAATACCCCGATCTCAAGATCGACCTGATGCTGGAAGAACGCCTGCTGGATCTGCCGATGCGCGAGGCCGACGTGGCCATCCGCATGAAAGAGCCGTCGCAGGCCGACCTGATCCGCCGCCGCCTGATGACGATCAACATGCGTCTTTATGCGACGCCCTCCTACATCGAAAAGCACGGGATGCCCGACAGCATTCACGCCTTGGGTAATCATCGCCTGATCTCACAGAACGCGGCGGCCGCACAGGTCAGCGCGGGGGCCATTCTGGTGCGCGAACTGCTCAGCTATGATGTGGGCTCGACCCTTGCGGTGAACAATTATTTCGGTGTCCTGCAGGCCGTCATCCATGATCTTGGTATCGGGGTGTTGCCTGATTATCTAATCCAGGATTTCCCCGATCTGGTCCGGGTGCTGCCGGAGGTTGAATCCGCAGAAGTGCCGGTCTTCCTCGCCTACCCCGAGGAGTTGCGCCAATCCCGCCGGATCGAGGTGTTCCGCGATTTTGTCAGCGAAGAGGTCATCGCCTATCGCCGCCGACAACGGGAGGCTGAGGCGATTACGGCTGCCTAA